From a single Paenibacillus sp. FSL W8-0426 genomic region:
- a CDS encoding DUF3231 family protein, whose product MGILSGNPKNEPMHYGEIFSIWQCSVAAKGAVSCYQAYLNHAGDQDLKKILDTLLDQAKLEIKECDTLLTENGITPAPVLPERPPVKWEDIPVGARFTDPEIAAKIAADNALGLVAASQGMGQSIREDIGALFAKYHVTKTALGVKILQMNKEKGWLVPPPLQVKRPDSDEK is encoded by the coding sequence ATGGGTATTTTGAGCGGCAATCCGAAAAATGAACCGATGCATTACGGGGAGATTTTCAGCATATGGCAATGTTCCGTGGCAGCCAAGGGAGCGGTATCCTGTTATCAGGCCTATCTGAATCATGCCGGTGATCAGGATTTGAAAAAGATTTTGGATACTTTATTGGATCAAGCAAAACTGGAGATCAAAGAATGTGACACCTTGCTGACCGAAAACGGAATTACTCCTGCTCCCGTTTTGCCGGAAAGGCCCCCTGTGAAATGGGAAGATATTCCGGTTGGAGCGAGATTCACGGATCCTGAAATAGCGGCAAAGATTGCAGCCGATAACGCATTAGGGTTGGTTGCAGCCAGCCAAGGCATGGGTCAATCCATCCGAGAGGACATCGGGGCATTGTTCGCCAAATATCATGTCACTAAAACGGCATTGGGCGTAAAGATTCTGCAAATGAATAAAGAAAAAGGGTGGCTTGTGCCACCACCTCTTCAAGTTAAACGACCTGATTCTGATGAAAAATAG
- a CDS encoding glycosyl hydrolase, which produces MKSIPCNPKASDEVRSVLNYFSEIQGKGIITGQHTQTMAQEELDYIHQVTGKLPALCGFELLGYSPNINYEDSGEDCLLEVSENQDTLQKAWEWVQNNKGLLTFTWHWFSPLRGRDKSFYTEHTDFNVKKAIVEGTPEYKALLSDMDHMAEILREFCDKRIPILWRPFHESEGTWFWWGSQGPTIAKQLYRIMYERYTNHHALTNLIWVWNSPLAEGYVGDDVVDIISRDMYPPAHQHTDLRKEYEELVGITPTPKLAAIGEIGPIPSIRDLSASRIPWLWFMTWSQDFARTEKFTTNEELRSAYHCDYAITLDKLPQLY; this is translated from the coding sequence ATGAAATCGATACCTTGCAATCCTAAAGCTTCGGATGAAGTACGGTCCGTACTGAACTATTTCAGCGAGATTCAGGGGAAAGGCATCATTACTGGACAGCACACACAAACGATGGCGCAAGAGGAATTGGACTATATCCATCAAGTAACGGGAAAGCTGCCAGCGCTATGCGGATTCGAACTTCTGGGTTATTCTCCGAACATCAATTATGAAGACAGTGGCGAAGACTGTTTGCTGGAAGTTTCCGAAAATCAGGATACGCTGCAAAAAGCTTGGGAATGGGTGCAGAATAACAAAGGCTTGCTTACGTTCACATGGCATTGGTTTTCTCCACTTCGCGGGCGGGATAAAAGCTTCTATACGGAACATACGGACTTTAACGTGAAGAAAGCGATCGTGGAAGGGACGCCGGAATACAAAGCCTTGCTGTCCGATATGGACCACATGGCCGAAATTCTGCGGGAATTTTGCGACAAACGCATTCCGATCTTGTGGAGACCCTTTCATGAATCGGAAGGAACCTGGTTCTGGTGGGGGAGCCAAGGTCCAACCATTGCGAAACAGTTATACCGGATCATGTATGAAAGGTATACGAATCATCATGCGCTGACGAATTTGATTTGGGTGTGGAACTCACCGTTGGCCGAAGGTTATGTTGGAGATGACGTGGTTGACATCATTTCGAGAGATATGTATCCCCCGGCTCACCAACATACCGATTTGCGCAAGGAATACGAGGAACTGGTTGGCATTACACCAACCCCAAAACTTGCCGCGATCGGAGAGATCGGTCCGATTCCGAGTATCAGAGACTTATCCGCCTCGCGTATTCCGTGGCTGTGGTTTATGACTTGGTCTCAGGATTTTGCCAGAACGGAAAAGTTCACGACCAATGAAGAGCTGCGCAGCGCGTATCACTGCGACTATGCGATCACGCTAGACAAGCTGCCGCAGCTTTATTGA
- a CDS encoding ABC transporter substrate-binding protein produces MKKRTRKTAVSLLAAGLLLSQLAACSGSGDGESAKGGNGTGPITLTYFSEDGSPNWNNMQDRIGKVITEKTGVVLDAEFAVGDPVQKVSIMAATGEVPDLIAAKADLGKLVDVGAVLDLTDLIEEHAPNIKKMLGDKLVRAKYSLEDQAIYAIPTWSAVDERKFKADGGFQLQHRVVKEAGYPEIRTVKDYEKVITDYLAKHPTDENGNKNIGLTINADDWHMYQVTNMGFFTTGAPDDGEYYVDQETFDVTYHFRRPEEREYFRWLNHMNDIGLLDKESFVQKTDQFKSKVSSGRVLGLIDPAWDYGDAQQALKAAGKFDQTYGHYPVTLSKEYKDTNFWSAGFDGGYGIAISSECKDPVAAIKFLDYLASEEGQILMNWGIEGQDYIVQDGKRVVPQDVQEKMDQEGSAYMKESGLGLYWNLSVHYGDGIKDSTGNYFTKTNSDLLTATYSAPEKEALAAYNVEHWRDLFPKEEEFPERKAGAVYNIALPSDSKATILMAKMKDITWKRIPEAVMAKPENFDKVWDEYMAELDKAGVEEMEEAFGQYVKDRVKLWSGQ; encoded by the coding sequence ATGAAAAAGCGTACCCGAAAAACAGCGGTTTCACTGCTGGCGGCTGGTCTTTTGCTTAGTCAGCTCGCGGCCTGTTCAGGAAGTGGGGATGGGGAATCCGCCAAGGGCGGAAACGGCACGGGTCCAATTACCCTTACTTATTTTTCCGAGGACGGAAGTCCGAACTGGAATAATATGCAGGACCGTATAGGCAAGGTCATCACGGAGAAAACCGGCGTCGTGCTGGATGCCGAATTCGCGGTAGGTGACCCTGTGCAAAAGGTATCCATCATGGCTGCCACCGGTGAAGTTCCTGATCTCATTGCCGCCAAAGCGGACCTCGGCAAGCTGGTGGATGTCGGTGCAGTCCTCGACCTGACGGACCTGATTGAGGAGCATGCTCCTAATATTAAAAAAATGCTGGGCGACAAGCTTGTTCGCGCCAAATACAGTTTGGAAGATCAGGCCATTTATGCCATTCCGACCTGGTCTGCGGTCGATGAGCGAAAATTCAAAGCCGACGGCGGCTTCCAGCTTCAGCATCGCGTCGTCAAAGAAGCAGGCTATCCCGAAATTCGTACGGTGAAGGACTACGAAAAGGTGATTACGGACTATTTGGCCAAACATCCAACCGATGAAAACGGCAATAAAAATATCGGATTGACCATTAACGCGGACGATTGGCATATGTATCAAGTAACGAACATGGGATTCTTCACGACAGGCGCGCCAGATGACGGCGAGTACTATGTGGATCAGGAAACATTCGATGTCACCTACCATTTCCGCCGTCCGGAGGAACGGGAATATTTCCGTTGGCTGAACCACATGAACGATATAGGTTTGCTGGATAAAGAAAGCTTTGTTCAAAAGACGGACCAGTTCAAATCCAAAGTTTCGTCCGGGCGGGTGCTTGGACTGATCGACCCCGCATGGGACTATGGCGATGCGCAGCAGGCTCTGAAGGCTGCCGGTAAATTCGATCAAACCTACGGCCATTATCCGGTAACGTTGTCCAAGGAGTATAAGGATACCAACTTTTGGTCAGCCGGTTTTGACGGAGGATACGGCATAGCGATTTCCAGCGAATGCAAGGATCCCGTAGCCGCCATAAAATTTCTCGACTATCTTGCTTCGGAAGAGGGACAGATCCTTATGAACTGGGGGATCGAAGGACAAGATTACATCGTTCAGGATGGAAAAAGAGTCGTACCGCAAGACGTGCAAGAAAAGATGGATCAAGAAGGCAGTGCTTACATGAAGGAATCGGGCCTCGGCCTGTATTGGAACCTTTCGGTTCATTATGGCGACGGAATCAAGGATTCTACTGGAAATTACTTTACGAAAACCAACAGTGATCTCCTGACTGCTACGTACAGCGCACCCGAAAAAGAAGCCTTGGCTGCGTACAACGTCGAGCACTGGAGAGATCTTTTCCCGAAAGAAGAAGAGTTTCCTGAAAGAAAAGCCGGCGCAGTGTACAATATTGCTCTGCCAAGCGATAGCAAGGCGACCATTCTTATGGCCAAAATGAAGGATATCACATGGAAACGAATTCCGGAAGCCGTTATGGCCAAACCGGAAAACTTCGATAAAGTCTGGGACGAGTACATGGCGGAGCTGGACAAAGCAGGTGTAGAAGAAATGGAAGAGGCTTTTGGCCAATACGTCAAAGACCGCGTTAAGCTGTGGAGTGGTCAATAA
- a CDS encoding carbohydrate ABC transporter permease, which yields MDASGPTASSIKPKRPKIAAKSPQDWIFDTFVYVFIGIVTIATLYPFLNVLAISFNDSVDTVRGGISIFPRQFTLENYKLIFSYDGLITGFKISVLRTVIGTLAGLVSGSMVAYTLARKEFQGRRFVSVFLAITMYVSGGLIPGFILIKNLDLINTFAVYILPGLVSAFNIFIIRSFIDGIPYALQESAKLDGANDFTIYWRVILPLTKPALATVALFLAVGQWNSWFDTYLYNGSNDSLTTLQYELMKVLQSTTTNANDVRGENMSQLVTQVSPDSVKMAITIIATVPILIVYPFLQKYFVKGMTLGAVKS from the coding sequence ATGGACGCATCCGGGCCGACAGCATCTTCCATCAAACCCAAACGACCGAAGATTGCCGCCAAATCCCCCCAAGACTGGATTTTTGATACCTTTGTCTACGTGTTTATTGGAATCGTTACAATCGCCACGCTATATCCGTTTCTCAACGTGCTCGCTATTTCCTTTAACGATTCCGTAGATACCGTTCGGGGTGGGATATCGATTTTCCCTAGACAATTCACTCTGGAAAATTATAAGCTCATCTTTAGTTACGACGGGTTGATCACCGGATTTAAAATCTCGGTGCTTCGAACGGTCATAGGTACGCTGGCAGGTCTTGTCAGCGGATCGATGGTTGCTTATACACTGGCGCGCAAGGAATTTCAGGGACGGCGTTTTGTATCCGTATTTCTGGCGATCACAATGTATGTATCCGGCGGCTTGATTCCGGGCTTTATTCTGATCAAAAACCTGGATCTGATCAATACGTTCGCTGTTTATATTTTGCCTGGACTCGTAAGCGCCTTCAACATCTTTATCATCCGTTCGTTCATCGACGGCATTCCTTATGCTCTGCAAGAATCAGCCAAGCTTGACGGGGCGAACGATTTCACCATTTACTGGCGTGTCATTCTCCCGCTTACCAAGCCTGCTCTCGCAACGGTGGCGTTGTTCCTCGCTGTGGGACAATGGAATTCATGGTTCGATACGTACCTTTATAATGGTTCCAATGACTCTCTGACGACGCTGCAGTATGAGCTGATGAAAGTGCTTCAGAGCACGACGACCAACGCTAACGACGTCCGCGGGGAGAACATGTCTCAACTGGTAACCCAAGTATCTCCGGACTCCGTCAAAATGGCGATTACCATCATAGCTACGGTTCCGATTCTCATCGTTTATCCTTTCTTGCAGAAGTACTTCGTGAAAGGCATGACGCTGGGTGCCGTCAAGAGCTGA